The Fusarium falciforme chromosome 7, complete sequence genome window below encodes:
- a CDS encoding Drug resistance protein, whose translation MPEPHQGRPSEDPEKAHSENDNRAEGSTRNSISDEHFEPPHSLFGEIAFIAIVCSAQLMTQAGLALSVVPMHIIGDSFGIDNPGQISWFTAAYSLTVGTFILIAGRLGDVFGYKRFFVGGFVWYGLWSLIAGFSIYSGPILFDFCRAMQGIGPAFMLPNAIAILSHAYEPGRRQEMVFSMFGATAPGGFVLGAVFSSLLSQRVWWPWAYWVMCAACLSLALAGFLIIPSSQHSLNRAPSSSSIWMRVDALGSITGVVALVLFNFAWNQGPTVGWTVPYTYITLILGVLLFGLFYFIETKVSHPLIPFGVLKVDSVFALGCIAAGWSSFGIFVLYIWNFLEILRQQTPLLTSAQFTVVAISGLCAALTTGVLLSRIPASAVMLIAMTCFTVGGILFSTLPIKQTYWAQTFVGLIILPWGMDMSFPAGTIILSRAMPKQHQGLAASLVNTVVNYSISIGLGFAGTVEYNVNDGGRDILLGYRGAWYVGVGLAGLGIVIALGYCLAEWYRRRGAR comes from the coding sequence ATGCCTGAACCACATCAGGGTCGTCCCTCCGAGGACCCCGAAAAGGCCCATTCCGAAAACGACAACAGAGCTGAAGGATCAACAAGAAATTCGATTTCGGATGAACACTTTGAGCCACCACATTCACTTTTTGGCGAGATAGCATTTATTGCCATCGTCTGTTCCGCCCAGCTCATGACCCAAGCTGGTCTTGCTCTCAGCGTTGTACCGATGCACATCATTGGAGACTCTTTCGGCATAGACAATCCCGGACAGATCAGCTGGTTTACCGCCGCATACTCCCTAACCGTCGGCACCTTCATTCTTATTGCCGGACGCTTGGGTGACGTTTTTGGTTACAAGCGCTTCTTTGTCGGCGGCTTCGTTTGGTATGGACTTTGGTCACTCATCGCCGGCTTTTCCATCTATAGTGGTCCAATACTTTTCGACTTCTGTAGAGCCATGCAAGGCATTGGCCCGGCATTCATGCTCCccaacgccatcgccatcttgaGCCATGCCTACGAGCCAGGCCGGCGTCAGGAGATGGTGTTTAGCATGTTTGGCGCCACTGCACCCGGGGGATTCGTCCTGGGAGCAGTATTCAGCAGCCTTCTAAGCCAGAGGGTCTGGTGGCCCTGGGCTTATTGGGTCATGTGCGCTGCTTGTCTTTCGCTTGCCCTGGCCGGCTTCCTCATTATTCCTTCCTCCCAGCATTCTCTTAACCGGGcaccttcatcatcaagtaTCTGGATGCGTGTGGATGCCCTAGGTTCCATCACTGGCGTGGTAGCGCTCGTTCTGTTCAACTTTGCCTGGAACCAGGGACCTACCGTTGGATGGACCGTTCCTTACACGTACATCACGCTGATACTCGGCGTATTGCTCTTTGGTCTCTTCTATTTCATTGAGACCAAAGTAAGTCACCCACTCATACCCTTCGGCGTCTTGAAAGTGGACTCGGTATTCGCCCTGGGCTGTATCGCTGCAGGATGGTCAAGCTTTGGAATCTTCGTCCTCTACATCTGGAATTTTCTCGAGATTCTCCGTCAGCAGACACCGCTCCTCACTTCAGCTCAGTTCACTGTCGTTGCCATCAGTGGCCTTTGCGCTGCTTTAACCACGGGTGTCCTCCTTAGTCGCATACCTGCTTCGGCCGTCATGCTGATAGCAATGACCTGCTTCACCGTAGGGGGTATTCTCTTCTCGACCCTGCCTATTAAGCAGACCTACTGGGCCCAGACCTTTGTCGGCCTCATCATTCTTCCCTGGGGAATGGACATGTCTTTTCCAGCCGGGACCATCATTTTAAGTAGGGCCATGCCCAAACAGCACCAGGGGTTGGCTGCCTCTCTGGTCAATACCGTCGTTAATtactccatctccatcggtTTAGGATTTGCGGGTACTGTTGAGTACAATGTCAATGACGGGGGTCGAGATATTCTGCTTGGTTATCGTGGGGCGTGGTATGTGGGTGTTGGACTTGCAGGCCTTGGAATCGTGATTGCTCTCGGATACTGTCTGGCAGAATGGTATCGAAGACGGGGCGCGAGATGA
- a CDS encoding PKS-ER domain-containing protein — MSSSRPTLMRSLLLTKPEGSLKPSLSFTTKRPVPVPPPGHLLVKVHASAIQPSDSFNALGGFDSTTFPRIPGRDFSGVVVASGDTEPSPLLNSTVIGTSGFTHAFTEDGFHAEYAVVPADGVTPKPSALTHTQAATIGVPFTTAALMVKRSGAVKGDKALVLGARGAVGSAAAIMLEELGCQVIRAVRGPGADVDTSADPELLAVQDLTSKKGVNVVIDTIGVPALTAAAIDGALAHGGTLVFIAAPKGGSPTLRLKMRDFYRAEKSLIGINSVSHKSSVMAELLQSLEPIFQSGKWEQAGNGKWKEVTLEEAEKVYLDHAPGEKFVIKM; from the coding sequence ATGTCTTCGTCACGTCCAACTCTCATGCGCTCCCTTCTCCTCACCAAACCTGAAGGCTCCCTCAAGCCGAGCCTCTCCTTCACTACGAAGCGTCCAGTACCAGTGCCTCCTCCAGGACACTTGCTTGTCAAGGTCCACGCCTCCGCGATTCAACCTTCCGACAGCTTCAATGCCCTCGGTGGCTTCGACTCAACTACATTTCCACGCATTCCCGGGCGAGACTTTTCTGGCGTCGTTGTCGCCTCTGGTGATACTGAGCCCTCTCCGCTTCTGAACTCGACGGTTATCGGCACTTCAGGCTTCACTCACGCTTTTACGGAGGATGGATTTCACGCCGAATATGCTGTTGTGCCTGCTGATGGTGTTACGCCAAAACCATCAGCCCTCACTCATACACAGGCGGCCACCATTGGAGTTCCCTTCACAACAGCAGCTCTCATGGTCAAGCGCTCGGGTGCTGTGAAGGGGGATAAAGCACTTGTCCTGGGCGCTCGAGGTGCTGTTGGCAGTGCAGCTGCAATTatgcttgaggagcttggctgCCAAGTTATTCGAGCCGTCCGCGGCCCTGGAGCCGATGTCGATACCAGCGCTGATCCTGAATTACTCGCGGTGCAAGATTTGACCAGCAAGAAGGGCGTGAATGTTGTCATCGACACAATTGGTGTTCCAGCTCTCACAGCGGCCGCCATCGACGGCGCCCTCGCTCATGGCGGCACACTGGTCTTTATCGCAGCGCCAAAAGGTGGAAGCCCGACGCTGAGACTAAAGATGCGAGACTTTTACCGCGCTGAGAAGAGCCTCATTGGCATCAATTCGGTGTCACACAAGAGCAGTGTGATGGCTGAGCTGCTTCAAAGTCTTGAGCCCATCTTTCAGAGTGGCAAGTGGGAGCAGGCTGGTAATGGTAAATGGAAAGAGGTCACTCTGGAGGAGGCAGagaaggtatatctagaccaTGCACCAGGAGAAAAGTTTGTCATTAAGATGTAG
- a CDS encoding Aldedh domain-containing protein — MGSKILESISRKDLFRTQGYIDGSWVDATSGRTFDVLDPATLDKIASVPEMGSADTLKAIQSAYTAFQSYKQTTARQRARWLRKWSDLCLENADDLALILCLENGKTLAEAKGEVTYAASFLEWFAGEAERTYGEVIPSSNPKQRILTFKQPLGVAACMAPWNFPIAMITRKCGAALAAGCTTVWKPAGETPLSCLAQAVLAQEAGFPKGCINVITTLDLVAEVGETLCTSKLVRKLSFTGSTRIGKLLASQCSGNLTKLSLELGGNSPFIVFDDANLETAIEAFIMAKFRNSGQTCVTANRVFVQSRIYDAFAKALVDKVKTLKVGPGTEPDVFIGPLTHERAVDKAMSHIEDAKMRGAEVVLGGAPLTDHNGYFIEPTIIKGMDHGMLMTQEETFAPVVGLYKFETTDEVIALANDCDVGLGSFICTESTPRMWQVAEALEVGMVGVNVGVLSACESPFGGVKESGYGREGGRHGIDEYLTVKSMLINVSTKESGA; from the exons ATGGGCTCTAAGATCCTCGAAAGCATTTCCCGAAAGGACCTGTTCCGAACTCAGGGTTATATCGATGGTTCTTGGGTAGATGCAACCTCAGGCAGGACCTTTGATGTCCTTGATCCCGCTACTCTTGATAAGATCGCATCCGTCCCGGAGATGGGATCCGCGGATACCCTCAAAGCAATCCAGTCAGCATATACGGCCTTTCAATCATACAAACAGACGACCGCAAGACAACGTGCGCGATGGTTGCGCAAGTGGAGCGACCTCTGCTTGGAAAATGCCGACGATCTTGCCCTCATCCTCTGCCTCGAGAATGGAAAGACACTAGCCGAAGCAAAAGGAGAGGTGACTTAcgcagcctccttcttggagtGGTTCGCTGGCGAGGCCGAACGTACCTATGGCGAGGTTATCCCTTCTTCCAACCCGAAGCAGAGGATCCTGACCTTCAAGCAACCTCTTGGTGTGGCAGCGTGCATGGCCCCCTGGAACTTCCCCATCGCCATGATCACTCGGAAATGCGGCGCGGCTCTAGCTGCCGGCTGTACAACCGTGTGGAAGCCTGCAGGAGAGACGCCCTTGAGTTGCCTGGCTCAAGCTGTGCTCGCCCAAGAGGCAGGTTTCCCCAAAGGATGCATCAACGTCATTACCACCCTCGACTTGGTGGCCGAGGTTGGCGAGACTCTTTGTACCAGCAAGCTCGTGCGCAAGCTGAGCTTCACGGGAAGTACCAGAATTGGAAAACTACTCGCGAGCCAGTGCAGCGGAAATTTGACCAAGTTATCCTTGGAGCTCGGCGGAAATAGTCCCTTTATCGTCTTTGACGATGCCAATCTGGAGACAGCCATTGAggccttcatcatggccaagttCAGAAACTCTGGTCAAACATGCGTAACTGCCAACCGTGTCTTTGTGCAGAGCCGCATCTACGATGCATTCGCCAAGGCTCTtgtcgacaaggtcaagacgcTGAAGGTCGGTCCTGGTACTGAGCCAGATGTCTTTATAGGGCCCCTCACGCACGAGCGGGCAGTTGACAAGGCAATGAGCCATATTGAAG ATGCAAAGATGCGCGGCGCCGAGGTGGTTCTTGGAGGGGCACCTCTGACCGACCATAATGGCTACTTTATTGAGCCAACTATCATCAAAGGCATGGACCACGGCATGCTCATGACTCAAGAAGAGACCTTTGCACCAGTGGTTGGGTTGTACAAGTTCGAAACGACCGACGAGGTTATTGCACTGGCCAATGACTGCGACGTCGGACTCGGCAGTTTTATCTGCACCGAGAGCACCCCTCGGATGTGGCAGGTCGCAGAGGCCCTCGAGGTTGGAATGGTGGGTGTCAACGTTGGAGTACTCAGTGCATGTGAGAGTCCGTTCGGTGGTGTCAAGGAGAGTGGCTATGGGAGAGAAGGCGGCCGACATGGTATTGACGAGTATCTGACTGTCAAGTCGATGCTGATCAACGTGTCAACCAAGGAGTCGGGGGCTTGA
- a CDS encoding 4-aminobutyrate aminotransferase codes for MPTVIEKLVRAATDEAPFFPDEPEGPTVVTAVPGPKSKEAVRKLDKVCDASAAVISVDYHKSYGNYIVDVDGNVMLDVYAQIASIPVGYNNPTLLKAATSPIMASALINRPAMGNFPQNDWANILETGMLRVAPKGMNQVYMALSGADANELAYKAAFIWKRQQERGQRDAEFTQEELESTMLNHQPGSPNLSIMSFKAAFHGRLFGSLSTTYSKPIHKLDIPAFDWPQCPFPAIRYPLEDHVEENKREEQKCLEEAEQIIQNYPSRVAAVIVEPIQSEGGDNHASPTFFQGLREITRRHKVLLIVDEVQTGVGATGRFWAHEHWDLSDPPDMVTFSKKAQTGGFYFGNPDIRPNKPYRLFNTWMGDPARAILFGAIIDEIERLDLVNNTAAVGDYLYGEIEKLATKYPGKLTNLRGKGEGTFIAFDNPRRDEFLALAKTHGINIGGCGASSVRLRPMLIFQKHHADILLGVLDKIVKEL; via the coding sequence ATGCCGACTGTCATCGAGAAGCTTGTGAGGGCTGCCACAGACGAGGCTCCCTTCTTCCCTGACGAGCCCGAAGGGCCGACTGTCGTTACTGCAGTCCCGGGAcccaagagcaaggaggCAGTGCGCAAACTTGACAAAGTCTGTGACGCCAGTGCTGCTGTCATTTCGGTAGACTACCACAAGAGCTATGGCAACTATATTGTCGACGTTGACGGCAACGTCATGCTGGACGTGTACGCCCAAATCGCCTCCATCCCGGTGGGATACAACAATCCTACCTTACTCAAAGCTGCAACCTCTCCCATCATGGCTTCCGCGCTGATCAATCGTCCCGCTATGGGTAACTTTCCCCAGAACGATTGGGCCAACATCCTAGAAACAGGAATGCTCAGGGTGGCACCCAAGGGCATGAACCAAGTCTATATGGCGCTTTCCGGAGCAGATGCAAACGAGTTAGCCTACAAGGCTGCCTTCATTTGGAAGCGACAGCAGGAGCGTGGTCAGCGCGATGCAGAGTTTACGCAGGAAGAGCTCGAGAGCACCATGCTTAATCACCAGCCAGGGTCGCCCAACCTTTCCATCATGTCGTTTAAAGCAGCTTTCCATGGTCGTCTCTTCGGCAGTCTGTCAACTACTTACAGCAAGCCGATCCACAAGCTTGATATACCTGCCTTTGACTGGCCTCAGTGCCCGTTTCCAGCCATCAGGTATCCCCTTGAGGATCACGTTGAAGAAAATAAGCGGGAGGAGCAGAAGTGCTTAGAGGAAGCCGAGCAAATCATTCAGAACTATCCTAGCAGGGTCGCAGCTGTCATCGTGGAGCCTATTCAGTCAGAAGGTGGCGATAATCACGCAAGTCCTACCTTCTTTCAGGGCCTCAGGGAGATTACACGACGTCACAAGGTCCTATTGATTGTTGATGAGGTCCAAACTGGCGTCGGGGCGACTGGTCGATTCTGGGCCCACGAACATTGGGACTTGTCCGACCCCCCTGACATGGTCACATTCTCAAAGAAGGCTCAAACAGGCGGGTTCTACTTTGGCAACCCTGATATCAGACCTAACAAACCGTACCGACTATTCAACACCTGGATGGGAGACCCAGCCCGAGCTATCCTCTTTGGCGCCATCATCGACGAGATTGAGCGACTAGACTTGGTGAATAACACGGCTGCTGTTGGCGACTACCTCTACGGCGAGATCGAGAAGCTGGCCACAAAATACCCCGGAAAGTTGACCAATCTGCGAGGCAAGGGAGAGGGGACTTTTATTGCGTTTGATAATCCTCGGCGGGACGAGTTCTTGGCTCTGGCCAAAACCCATGGCATCAATATCGGTGGCTGTGGAGCATCGTCGGTTCGGCTGCGGCCAATGTTGATTTTCCAGAAGCATCATGCAGATATCCTGTTGGGGGTTCTGGATAAGATTGTAAAGGAGCTTTGA
- a CDS encoding beta-tubulin family protein, which yields MREIVHLQVGQCGNQVGSAFWQTIAGEHGLDTNGVYNGNDHVQLDRINVYFNEASSNKYVPRAVLVDLEPGTMDTVRSGPYGQFFRPDNFVFGQSSAGNNWAKGHYTEGAELVDQVLDVVRREAEGCDALQGFQISHSLGGGTGSGMGTLLISKIREEFPDRMMATFSVAPSPKVSDTVVEPYNATLSVHQLVENSDETFCIDNEALYEICKRTLKLANPAYGDLNHLVSTVMSGVSTSLRFPGQLNSDLRKMAVNMVPFPRLHFFMVGFAPLTGRGSHAFSAVSVPELTQQLFDPKNMMAGSDFRNGRYLTCSAIFRGRVSAKEVEDQMRNVQQKNSAYFVEWIPNNVQTTLCSVPPKGLKISSTFVGNSTAIQEIFKRVGEQFTAMFRRKAFLHWYTGEGMDEMEFTEAESNMNDLISEYQQYQEAGVDDEAYDEEYPQEEYAEEEQ from the exons CCTCCAGGTCGGCCAATGT GGTAACCAAGTCGGTTCTGCCTTCTGGCAGACGATTGCGGGCGAGCACGGCCTCGACACCAACGGCGT ATACAACGGTAACGACCACGTCCAGCTGGACCGTATCAATGTCTATTTCAACGAG GCATCCAGCAACAAGTATGTTCCCCGAGCCGTTCTCGTCGACCTGGAACCCGGCACCATGGACACTGTCCGCTCCGGTCCCTACGGACAGTTCTTCCGACCCGACAACTTTGTGTTTGGACAATCGAGCGCCGGCAACAACTGGGCCAAGGGCCATTACACCGAGGGTGCTGAGCTGGTTGACCAGGTCCTTGATGTCGTTCGTCGTGAGGCCGAGGGCTGTGATGCTCTCCAGGGCTTCCAGATCTCTCACTCTCTCGGTGGTGGTACCGGTTCCGGCATGGGCACACTTCTGATCTCCAAGATCCGTGAGG AGTTCCCCGATCGTATGATGGCTACCTTCAGTGTCGCCCCTTCGCCCAAGGTGTCCGATACCGTCGTTGAGCCCTACAACGCTACTCTTTCCGTCCATCAGCTGGTCGAAAACTCGGACGAGACCTTCTGTATCGATAACGAGGCTCTGTACGAGATCTGCAAGCGTACTCTCAAGCTGGCCAACCCTGCCTACGGTGATCTTAACCACCTCGTTTCCACCGTCATGTCTGGCGTTTCCACATCTCTGCGCTTCCCCGGACAGCTCAACTCCGACCTGCGCAAGATGGCCGTCAACATG GTCCCCTTCCCTCGTCTCCATTTCTTCATGGTTGGCTTCGCTCCTCTCACTGGCCGTGGCTCGCACGCCTTCAGCGCTGTCTCCGTCCCCGAGCTCACCCAGCAGCTCTTCGATCCCAAGAACATGATGGCCGGTTCCGATTTCCGCAACGGCCGTTACCTCACCTGCTCGGCCATCTTCCGCGGTCGCGTTTCCgccaaggaggttgaggatcAGATGCGCAACGTTCAGCAGAAGAACTCTGCCTACTTTGTTGAGTGGATTCCCAACAACGTTCAGACCACTCTGTGCTCTGTTCCTCCCAAGGGTCTCAAGATCTCGTCCACTTTCGTCGGAAACTCGACCGCTATCCAGGAGATCTTCAAGCGTGTTGGTGAGCAGTTCACTGCCATGTTCCGTCGCAAGGCTTTCTTGCATTGGTACACTGGCGAGGGtatggatgagatggaattCACCGAGGCTGAGTCCAACATGAACGATCTTATCTCGGAGTACCAGCAGTACCAGGAGGCCGGCGTCGATGACGAGGCCTACGACGAGGAGTACCCCCAGGAGGAGTAcgctgaggaggagcagtAG